A stretch of Gadus chalcogrammus isolate NIFS_2021 chromosome 9, NIFS_Gcha_1.0, whole genome shotgun sequence DNA encodes these proteins:
- the LOC130388663 gene encoding kelch-like protein 25 isoform X3, whose protein sequence is MSVNVHENRKSRSSTGSMNISLFHKPSHPDSVLTHLNTLRKQCMFTDVTLWAGDRSFPCHRAVLAACSRYFEAMFSGGLRESLDSDVNFRNSIHPEVLELLLDFAYSSRIIINEENAESLLEAGDMLQFHDIRDAAAEFLEKNLHSSNCLGMMLLSDAHQCKRLYELSWRMCLVHYETVLESEEFYSLSKEKLLELILSDELEIEDEEVVFNSALRWVRFDLEGRRHHLPELLRGVRLALLPSECLLEAVACEELVMADKRSRLIVEEAMQCKKRILQNDGMVTSPCARPRKAGHTLLILGGQTFMCDKIYQVDHKAKEIIPKADLPSPRKEFSACAIGCKVYVTGGRGSENGVSKDVWIYDTVHEEWSKGAPMLIARFGHGSAELENSLYVVGGHTAIAGVFPASPSVSLKQVERYDPLTNKWTMMAPLRDGVSNAAVVSAKLKLFVFGGTTIHRDKASKVQCYDPVGNRWSIAAECPQPWRYTAAAVLGSQIFIMGGDTEFTAASAYRFDCDTNQWSRVGDMTSKRMSCHAVASGNKLYVVGGYFGTQRCKTLDCYDPTGDSWSSITTVPYSLIPTAFVSTWKHLPA, encoded by the exons ATGTCGGTGAACGTGCACGAGAACAGGAAGTCCCGCTCCAGCACGGGCTCCATGAACATCTCGCTGTTCCACAAGCCGTCGCACCCAGACAGCGTGCTGACCCACCTCAACACGCTGAGGAAACAGTGCATGTTCACAGACGTGACGCTGTGGGCTGGGGACCGCTCGTTTCCCTGCCACAG GGCCGTCCTGGCCGCTTGCAGCCGCTACTTTGAGGCCATGTTCAGTGGTGGATTGCGAGAGAGTCTGGACAGTGACGTCAACTTCCGGAACAGCATACATCCAGAG GTGCTGGAGCTTCTGCTGGACTTTGCGTATTCCTCGAGGATCATCATCAACGAGGAGAACGCAGAGTCCCTGCTGGAGGCCGGGGACATGCTGCAGTTCCACGACATCCGCGACGCAGCCGCAGAGTTCCTGGAGAAGAACCTGCACTCGTCCAACTGCCTGGGCATGATGCTGCTGTCGGACGCACACCAGTGCAAGAGGCTGTACGAGCTGTCGTGGCGGATGTGTCTGGTGCACTACGAAACG GTCCTGGAATCCGAGGAATTCTACAGCCTGTCTAAAGAAAAACTACTGGAGCTGATCCTAAGCGATGAACTCGAGATTGAAGACGAAGAG GTGGTGTTTAACTCAGCGTTGCGGTGGGTGCGCTTTGACCTGGAGGGCCGACGGCACCACCTGCCTGAGCTGCTAAGGGGCGTCCGGCTGGCCCTGCTGCCCTCTGAGTGCCTGCTGGAGGCCGTGGCCTGTGAGGAGCTGGTCATGGCGGACAAGAGGAGCag GTTGATAGTGGAGGAGGCAATGCAGTGCAAGAAGAGGATCCTGCAGAACGATGGCATGGTGACCAGCCCGTGTGCCAGACCACGCAAGGCGGGACACACGCTGCTCATATTGGGGGGCCAGACCTTCATGTGTGACAAGATATACcag GTGGACCACAAAGCAAAGGAGATCATCCCCAAGGCCGACCTGCCCAGCCCCAGGAAGGAGTTCAGCGCCTGCGCCATCGGCTGCAAGGTGTACGtcacgggggggcggggctctgaGAACGGCGTGTCCAAAGACGTGTGGATCTACGACACCGTCCACGAGGAGTGGTCCAAGGGGGCGCCCATGCTCATAGCCAG GTTCGGCCATGGCTCTGCAGAGCTGGAAAACAGTTTATATGTTGTAGGAGGACACACGGCTATAGCGGGGGTGTTCCCTGCCTCGCCCTCCGTCTCCCTAAAGCAG GTGGAGCGGTACGATCCCCTCACCAACAAGTGGACCATGATGGCTCCCCTCAGGGACGGAGTCAGCAACGCAGCTGTGGTCAGCGCCAAGCTCAaactgtttgtgtttggaggCACCACTATCCACCGAGACAAGGCCTCTAAG GTCCAGTGCTACGACCCCGTCGGCAACCGCTGGAGCATCGCGGCGGAATGCCCGCAGCCGTGGCGCTACACAGCGGCGGCCGTGCTGGGCAGCCAGATCTTCATCATGGGCGGCGACACGGAGTTCACCGCCGCCTCGGCCTACCGCTTCGACTGTGACACCAACCAGTGGTCGCGCGTGGGGGACATGACCTCCAAGCGCATGAGCTGCCACGCCGTGGCGTCGGGCAACAAGCTGTACGTGGTGGGCGGCTACTTCGGCACGCAGCGCTGCAAGACCCTGGACTGCTACGACCCCACGGGGGACAGCTGGAGCTCCATCACCACCGTGCCTTACTCCCTCATCCCCACCGCCTTCGTCAGCACCTGGAAGCACCTGCCCGCCTAA
- the LOC130388663 gene encoding kelch-like protein 25 isoform X2, with the protein MGEIVPSDSLEVPSEAAMSVNVHENRKSRSSTGSMNISLFHKPSHPDSVLTHLNTLRKQCMFTDVTLWAGDRSFPCHRAVLAACSRYFEAMFSGGLRESLDSDVNFRNSIHPEVLELLLDFAYSSRIIINEENAESLLEAGDMLQFHDIRDAAAEFLEKNLHSSNCLGMMLLSDAHQCKRLYELSWRMCLVHYETVLESEEFYSLSKEKLLELILSDELEIEDEEVVFNSALRWVRFDLEGRRHHLPELLRGVRLALLPSECLLEAVACEELVMADKRSRLIVEEAMQCKKRILQNDGMVTSPCARPRKAGHTLLILGGQTFMCDKIYQVDHKAKEIIPKADLPSPRKEFSACAIGCKVYVTGGRGSENGVSKDVWIYDTVHEEWSKGAPMLIARFGHGSAELENSLYVVGGHTAIAGVFPASPSVSLKQVERYDPLTNKWTMMAPLRDGVSNAAVVSAKLKLFVFGGTTIHRDKASKVQCYDPVGNRWSIAAECPQPWRYTAAAVLGSQIFIMGGDTEFTAASAYRFDCDTNQWSRVGDMTSKRMSCHAVASGNKLYVVGGYFGTQRCKTLDCYDPTGDSWSSITTVPYSLIPTAFVSTWKHLPA; encoded by the exons A TGGGAGAGATTGTTCCAAGCGATTCCCTGGAGGTGCCTAGCGAGGCCGCCATGTCGGTGAACGTGCACGAGAACAGGAAGTCCCGCTCCAGCACGGGCTCCATGAACATCTCGCTGTTCCACAAGCCGTCGCACCCAGACAGCGTGCTGACCCACCTCAACACGCTGAGGAAACAGTGCATGTTCACAGACGTGACGCTGTGGGCTGGGGACCGCTCGTTTCCCTGCCACAG GGCCGTCCTGGCCGCTTGCAGCCGCTACTTTGAGGCCATGTTCAGTGGTGGATTGCGAGAGAGTCTGGACAGTGACGTCAACTTCCGGAACAGCATACATCCAGAG GTGCTGGAGCTTCTGCTGGACTTTGCGTATTCCTCGAGGATCATCATCAACGAGGAGAACGCAGAGTCCCTGCTGGAGGCCGGGGACATGCTGCAGTTCCACGACATCCGCGACGCAGCCGCAGAGTTCCTGGAGAAGAACCTGCACTCGTCCAACTGCCTGGGCATGATGCTGCTGTCGGACGCACACCAGTGCAAGAGGCTGTACGAGCTGTCGTGGCGGATGTGTCTGGTGCACTACGAAACG GTCCTGGAATCCGAGGAATTCTACAGCCTGTCTAAAGAAAAACTACTGGAGCTGATCCTAAGCGATGAACTCGAGATTGAAGACGAAGAG GTGGTGTTTAACTCAGCGTTGCGGTGGGTGCGCTTTGACCTGGAGGGCCGACGGCACCACCTGCCTGAGCTGCTAAGGGGCGTCCGGCTGGCCCTGCTGCCCTCTGAGTGCCTGCTGGAGGCCGTGGCCTGTGAGGAGCTGGTCATGGCGGACAAGAGGAGCag GTTGATAGTGGAGGAGGCAATGCAGTGCAAGAAGAGGATCCTGCAGAACGATGGCATGGTGACCAGCCCGTGTGCCAGACCACGCAAGGCGGGACACACGCTGCTCATATTGGGGGGCCAGACCTTCATGTGTGACAAGATATACcag GTGGACCACAAAGCAAAGGAGATCATCCCCAAGGCCGACCTGCCCAGCCCCAGGAAGGAGTTCAGCGCCTGCGCCATCGGCTGCAAGGTGTACGtcacgggggggcggggctctgaGAACGGCGTGTCCAAAGACGTGTGGATCTACGACACCGTCCACGAGGAGTGGTCCAAGGGGGCGCCCATGCTCATAGCCAG GTTCGGCCATGGCTCTGCAGAGCTGGAAAACAGTTTATATGTTGTAGGAGGACACACGGCTATAGCGGGGGTGTTCCCTGCCTCGCCCTCCGTCTCCCTAAAGCAG GTGGAGCGGTACGATCCCCTCACCAACAAGTGGACCATGATGGCTCCCCTCAGGGACGGAGTCAGCAACGCAGCTGTGGTCAGCGCCAAGCTCAaactgtttgtgtttggaggCACCACTATCCACCGAGACAAGGCCTCTAAG GTCCAGTGCTACGACCCCGTCGGCAACCGCTGGAGCATCGCGGCGGAATGCCCGCAGCCGTGGCGCTACACAGCGGCGGCCGTGCTGGGCAGCCAGATCTTCATCATGGGCGGCGACACGGAGTTCACCGCCGCCTCGGCCTACCGCTTCGACTGTGACACCAACCAGTGGTCGCGCGTGGGGGACATGACCTCCAAGCGCATGAGCTGCCACGCCGTGGCGTCGGGCAACAAGCTGTACGTGGTGGGCGGCTACTTCGGCACGCAGCGCTGCAAGACCCTGGACTGCTACGACCCCACGGGGGACAGCTGGAGCTCCATCACCACCGTGCCTTACTCCCTCATCCCCACCGCCTTCGTCAGCACCTGGAAGCACCTGCCCGCCTAA
- the LOC130388664 gene encoding spindle and kinetochore-associated protein 1-like isoform X2 encodes MSDLEDIGRHMNDRISSLWRTLDLSVVVPQLPQSNIKKLIQEVLTIEGLYHEFEKSVDRQNEQLKCLQEFVGSFQHDCESLQHLKDNVPMHMPNRENEPSPNQNIPAETQPSQQGNPCKKIQVKQMEFVTMLEFENIPQYMKGRLTYEQLNTAVRKVNEAVSGKYKITRQSTKSLNNNTRKLYQRFKDEETKDTKGRFFVVQEDLLEFSQIKMDKRFQGILSMLRHCRRLRDMRGGSITRYFIL; translated from the exons ATGAGCGACCTGGAAGATATCGGCCGTCACATGAATGACAGAATTTCATCTCTATGGCGCACGTTGGATCTTTCAGTTGTTG TGCCTCAACTACCCCAAAGTAATATTAAAAAGTTGATTCAAGAAGTATTAACCATAGAAGGCCTTTACCATGAGTTTGAGAAAAGTGTGGATCGCCAGAATGAGCAACTGAAATGTCTTCAA GAATTTGTGGGGTCCTTCCAACATGATTGCGAATCATTGCAACACCTTAAGGACAATGTTCCTATGCACATGCCCAACAG GGAAAATGAACCTTCTCCAAATCAGAACATTCCAGCCGAGACCCAACCCAGCCAGCAAGGAAATCCCTGCAAAAAGATCCAAGTCAAACAAATGGAGTTTGTTACAATGCTGGAGTTTGAAAACATCCCTCA GTACATGAAGGGGCGGTTGACGTACGAGCAGCTCAACACGGCGGTGCGTAAAGTCAACGAGGCGGTGAGTGGGAAGTACAAGATCACGCGGCAGTCGACCAAGAgcctcaacaacaacacacgcaAACTCTACCAGCGCTTCAAGGATGAAGAAACCAAAGACACAAAAG GTCGGTTTTTCGTGGTACAGGAAGACCTCCTTGAGTTCAGCCAGATAAAGATGGACAAGAGGTTCCAGGGCATCCTGAGTATGCTGCGGCACTGCCGTCGCCTGCGAGATATGCGTGGAGGCAGTATCACACGCTACTTTATCTTGTAG
- the LOC130388664 gene encoding spindle and kinetochore-associated protein 1-like isoform X1, translating to MSHVLLNMSDLEDIGRHMNDRISSLWRTLDLSVVVPQLPQSNIKKLIQEVLTIEGLYHEFEKSVDRQNEQLKCLQEFVGSFQHDCESLQHLKDNVPMHMPNRENEPSPNQNIPAETQPSQQGNPCKKIQVKQMEFVTMLEFENIPQYMKGRLTYEQLNTAVRKVNEAVSGKYKITRQSTKSLNNNTRKLYQRFKDEETKDTKGRFFVVQEDLLEFSQIKMDKRFQGILSMLRHCRRLRDMRGGSITRYFIL from the exons ATGTCTCACGTTTTATT GAACATGAGCGACCTGGAAGATATCGGCCGTCACATGAATGACAGAATTTCATCTCTATGGCGCACGTTGGATCTTTCAGTTGTTG TGCCTCAACTACCCCAAAGTAATATTAAAAAGTTGATTCAAGAAGTATTAACCATAGAAGGCCTTTACCATGAGTTTGAGAAAAGTGTGGATCGCCAGAATGAGCAACTGAAATGTCTTCAA GAATTTGTGGGGTCCTTCCAACATGATTGCGAATCATTGCAACACCTTAAGGACAATGTTCCTATGCACATGCCCAACAG GGAAAATGAACCTTCTCCAAATCAGAACATTCCAGCCGAGACCCAACCCAGCCAGCAAGGAAATCCCTGCAAAAAGATCCAAGTCAAACAAATGGAGTTTGTTACAATGCTGGAGTTTGAAAACATCCCTCA GTACATGAAGGGGCGGTTGACGTACGAGCAGCTCAACACGGCGGTGCGTAAAGTCAACGAGGCGGTGAGTGGGAAGTACAAGATCACGCGGCAGTCGACCAAGAgcctcaacaacaacacacgcaAACTCTACCAGCGCTTCAAGGATGAAGAAACCAAAGACACAAAAG GTCGGTTTTTCGTGGTACAGGAAGACCTCCTTGAGTTCAGCCAGATAAAGATGGACAAGAGGTTCCAGGGCATCCTGAGTATGCTGCGGCACTGCCGTCGCCTGCGAGATATGCGTGGAGGCAGTATCACACGCTACTTTATCTTGTAG
- the LOC130388663 gene encoding kelch-like protein 25 isoform X1, producing the protein MQNSPHLLTVSACAWVSSLCHRSLPVRDFSPMGEIVPSDSLEVPSEAAMSVNVHENRKSRSSTGSMNISLFHKPSHPDSVLTHLNTLRKQCMFTDVTLWAGDRSFPCHRAVLAACSRYFEAMFSGGLRESLDSDVNFRNSIHPEVLELLLDFAYSSRIIINEENAESLLEAGDMLQFHDIRDAAAEFLEKNLHSSNCLGMMLLSDAHQCKRLYELSWRMCLVHYETVLESEEFYSLSKEKLLELILSDELEIEDEEVVFNSALRWVRFDLEGRRHHLPELLRGVRLALLPSECLLEAVACEELVMADKRSRLIVEEAMQCKKRILQNDGMVTSPCARPRKAGHTLLILGGQTFMCDKIYQVDHKAKEIIPKADLPSPRKEFSACAIGCKVYVTGGRGSENGVSKDVWIYDTVHEEWSKGAPMLIARFGHGSAELENSLYVVGGHTAIAGVFPASPSVSLKQVERYDPLTNKWTMMAPLRDGVSNAAVVSAKLKLFVFGGTTIHRDKASKVQCYDPVGNRWSIAAECPQPWRYTAAAVLGSQIFIMGGDTEFTAASAYRFDCDTNQWSRVGDMTSKRMSCHAVASGNKLYVVGGYFGTQRCKTLDCYDPTGDSWSSITTVPYSLIPTAFVSTWKHLPA; encoded by the exons ATGCAGaactccccccacctcctgacTGTCAGTGCCTGTGCCTGGGTCAGCAGTCTTTGTCACC GAAGTCTTCCAGTGAGAGACTTTAGCCCAA TGGGAGAGATTGTTCCAAGCGATTCCCTGGAGGTGCCTAGCGAGGCCGCCATGTCGGTGAACGTGCACGAGAACAGGAAGTCCCGCTCCAGCACGGGCTCCATGAACATCTCGCTGTTCCACAAGCCGTCGCACCCAGACAGCGTGCTGACCCACCTCAACACGCTGAGGAAACAGTGCATGTTCACAGACGTGACGCTGTGGGCTGGGGACCGCTCGTTTCCCTGCCACAG GGCCGTCCTGGCCGCTTGCAGCCGCTACTTTGAGGCCATGTTCAGTGGTGGATTGCGAGAGAGTCTGGACAGTGACGTCAACTTCCGGAACAGCATACATCCAGAG GTGCTGGAGCTTCTGCTGGACTTTGCGTATTCCTCGAGGATCATCATCAACGAGGAGAACGCAGAGTCCCTGCTGGAGGCCGGGGACATGCTGCAGTTCCACGACATCCGCGACGCAGCCGCAGAGTTCCTGGAGAAGAACCTGCACTCGTCCAACTGCCTGGGCATGATGCTGCTGTCGGACGCACACCAGTGCAAGAGGCTGTACGAGCTGTCGTGGCGGATGTGTCTGGTGCACTACGAAACG GTCCTGGAATCCGAGGAATTCTACAGCCTGTCTAAAGAAAAACTACTGGAGCTGATCCTAAGCGATGAACTCGAGATTGAAGACGAAGAG GTGGTGTTTAACTCAGCGTTGCGGTGGGTGCGCTTTGACCTGGAGGGCCGACGGCACCACCTGCCTGAGCTGCTAAGGGGCGTCCGGCTGGCCCTGCTGCCCTCTGAGTGCCTGCTGGAGGCCGTGGCCTGTGAGGAGCTGGTCATGGCGGACAAGAGGAGCag GTTGATAGTGGAGGAGGCAATGCAGTGCAAGAAGAGGATCCTGCAGAACGATGGCATGGTGACCAGCCCGTGTGCCAGACCACGCAAGGCGGGACACACGCTGCTCATATTGGGGGGCCAGACCTTCATGTGTGACAAGATATACcag GTGGACCACAAAGCAAAGGAGATCATCCCCAAGGCCGACCTGCCCAGCCCCAGGAAGGAGTTCAGCGCCTGCGCCATCGGCTGCAAGGTGTACGtcacgggggggcggggctctgaGAACGGCGTGTCCAAAGACGTGTGGATCTACGACACCGTCCACGAGGAGTGGTCCAAGGGGGCGCCCATGCTCATAGCCAG GTTCGGCCATGGCTCTGCAGAGCTGGAAAACAGTTTATATGTTGTAGGAGGACACACGGCTATAGCGGGGGTGTTCCCTGCCTCGCCCTCCGTCTCCCTAAAGCAG GTGGAGCGGTACGATCCCCTCACCAACAAGTGGACCATGATGGCTCCCCTCAGGGACGGAGTCAGCAACGCAGCTGTGGTCAGCGCCAAGCTCAaactgtttgtgtttggaggCACCACTATCCACCGAGACAAGGCCTCTAAG GTCCAGTGCTACGACCCCGTCGGCAACCGCTGGAGCATCGCGGCGGAATGCCCGCAGCCGTGGCGCTACACAGCGGCGGCCGTGCTGGGCAGCCAGATCTTCATCATGGGCGGCGACACGGAGTTCACCGCCGCCTCGGCCTACCGCTTCGACTGTGACACCAACCAGTGGTCGCGCGTGGGGGACATGACCTCCAAGCGCATGAGCTGCCACGCCGTGGCGTCGGGCAACAAGCTGTACGTGGTGGGCGGCTACTTCGGCACGCAGCGCTGCAAGACCCTGGACTGCTACGACCCCACGGGGGACAGCTGGAGCTCCATCACCACCGTGCCTTACTCCCTCATCCCCACCGCCTTCGTCAGCACCTGGAAGCACCTGCCCGCCTAA